One window of the Nicotiana tabacum cultivar K326 chromosome 4, ASM71507v2, whole genome shotgun sequence genome contains the following:
- the LOC107821316 gene encoding LOW QUALITY PROTEIN: zinc-finger homeodomain protein 11 (The sequence of the model RefSeq protein was modified relative to this genomic sequence to represent the inferred CDS: inserted 2 bases in 1 codon; substituted 2 bases at 2 genomic stop codons) → MQGDKANDNIYRECLRNHAASLGSYATDGCGEFTLDDDDNNNNTSPGSASLHCAACGCHGESHLRCXLQQQXQPRPRNHGSRXDYAGGRTAEESPRSGKKRFRTKFTTDQKEKMLAFAEKLGWTLQRKDQENETERFCREVGVSRKVFKVWMHNHKNNTSSISTGNASSLTQ, encoded by the exons ATGCAAGGAGACAAAGCAAATGACAATATTTACAGAGAGTGCTTAAGGAACCATGCAGCCAGCCTCGGAAGTTATGCCACTGACGGCTGTGGAGAATTCACTCTTGAtgacgacgacaacaacaacaacacttcCCCGGGCAGCGCAAGCTTACACTGCGCTGCCTGTGGTTGTCATGGTGAAAGTCATTTACGGTGCTAGTTACAGCAACAATAGCAGCCGCGACCGAGAAATCATGGCAGCAG TGACTACGCCGGAGGGAGGACAGCTGAGGAGTCACCGAGGAGCGGGAAGAAGAGATTTCGGACAAAGTTTACGACAGATCAGAAGGAGAAAATGCTGGCATTTGCGGAGAAATTAGGATGGACGCTGCAAAGGAAAGATCAAGAAAATGAAACTGAAAGATTTTGCAGAGAGGTAGGGGTAAGTAGAAAGGTGTTTAAAGTATGGATGCATAATCATAAGAATAACACTTCCTCTATATCCACTGGCAATGCATCTTCTCTTACTCAATAA